GCCGTCTGAGCGGCCGAGGGTCTTCCGTACGTATCGAATGTCTTTGACAGTCACGCAGCTCAAGGAGAGTCTTCGAGCGATGGCCGGTCCAGCCTTCCGTGCCGCCGCCGTCCGGGTGCGCACCCCCGCCACCAGCGCCAACCTCGGTCCCGGCTTCGACGCCCTGGGCCTCGCGCTGGGGCTGTACGACGACGTCGTCGTCCGGGTGGCCGACTCCGGGCTGCACATCGACATCGCGGGCGAGGGCAGCGAGACCCTGCCCCGCGACGAGCGTCACCTCCTCGTCCGCGCCCTGCGCACCGCCTTCGACCTGCTGGGCGGCCAGCCCCGGGGGCTGGAGATCGTCTGCGCCAACCGCATCCCGCACGGCCGGGGCCTCGGCTCCTCCTCCGCCGCCATCTGCGCCGGCATCGTGGCCGCCCGCGCCGTGACGATAGGCGGCGAGGCCCGTCTGGACGACGCGGCCCTGCTGGAACTGGCCACCGAGATCGAGGGCCATCCCGACAACGTGGCCGCCTGTCTGCTCGGCGGGTTCACCCTGTCCTGGATGGAGTCCGGCGCGGCCCGGGCGATCAGGATGGACCCCAGCGATTCCATCGTTCCGGTGGTTTTCGTGCCCGGGAAGCCGGTCCTGACCGAGACCGCCCGGGGACTGCTGCCGCGCACCGTCCCGCACGTCGACGCCGCCGCCAACGCGGGCCGGGCCGCCCTGCTCGTGGAGGCCCTCACCCGGCGCCCCGAACTGCTGCTGCCCGCCACCGAGGACCGTCTGCACCAGGAGTACCGCGCCCCGGCCATGCCGGAGAGCGCGGCGCTGGTGGAGCGGCTGCGGGCGGACGGCATCCCGGCCGTCATCTCCGGCGCCGGGCCCACCGTCATGGCGCTCACCGACGCCGGCACCGCCGACAAGGTCTCCCACCTCGCGGGGGAGGGCTGGGCCGCCAACCGGCTGGACCTCGACATGCGGGGAGCGAGCGTGCTGCCGCTTGCGCCCTGACACACGGTTGCCGGATTTGGAGAGGGGGAATGTTTGTTGGATCCGGTAGTGTTAATCTCAAGTCTGCACCCGACCTCACCATGGCGAGGTGCCACGTGTCCCCGTCCGGGACAGACATTCTTCCGGGAGCCTCCCACGCCACTCCGTGTTCCGTGCGCCGTACCTGGGCAGTACGTCGGATGCGAGCACTGAGCGGGCCGCCGGGCATGCTCCGGAACCGGTGCTTCCACGCCACGTGACACCAGGTGTCACGGCTCGCGGAAGCGCCGTCATCGCACATTTTTCTTCCGCCGCGTTGGCGGACCACCGCCCCGGCACGGTTCACCGAAGACAGGACCGTAGCCGGACAGCACAACCGGTCGCCGAGCCAGACAGGCCGACGTCCGCTCCAGGGAAGGACCCTTCGTGAGCGACACCACCGATCTGATGGGCGCACGTGTCGAGGAGACCGCTGCCGCGCCCGCCACGGACGCCTCCGCGCCTGCCGCCGGTGCCGGCTCCCGGCGGCGCCGGGGTACCGGCCTTGAGGGCATGGTGCTGGCCGAGCTGCAACAGGTCGCCTCGGGCCTCGGCATCAGGGGCACCGCGCGGATGCGCAAGAGCCAGCTGATCGAGGTCATCAAGGAGGCGCAGGCCCAGGGCAGTGCCCCGAAGGCCGAGGCCGCCGCCGAGACCAAGCCGAAGCGCCGGGCCACCTCCAAGGCCCGTACCGGCGAGAACGCCGCGGACGGCGAGCAGAAGGCGGCCAAGTCCGAGAAGCCGGCCGAGAAGGCCGCCCAGCAGCAGATCGAGATCCCGGGCCAGCCGGCCGGGGGCACCGCCCGCGCGGGCGAGGGGGACGACGCGCCGACCGAGCGCCGTCGCCGCCGTGCCACCGCCGAGGCCGGCAGCCCCGCCGCGGAGCCCGCGGCCGCCGAGGCGAAGACCGAGACCAAGTCCGAGGCGCCCGCCCAGCAGCCGCAGCAGCAGGGCGATGCCGCCAAGAACGACGCCGGTGACGGCGAGGGCCGCGGCCGCCGCGACCGCCGTGAGCGCGGCCGCGACCGCGACCGCCGCGGCAAGGGCGACGACCAGCAGGGCGGCCAGCAGCGCCAGCAGGGCCAGCAGGGCGGCCGCCAGGACCGCCAGGACCGCCAGGACCGGCAGGACGACGACGACTTCGAGGGCGGCCGCCGTGGCCGTCGCGGCCGCTACCGCGACCGCCGTGGCCGCCGTGGGCGCGACGAGATCGCCGAGCCGCAGGTCGCCGAGGACGACGTCCTGATCCCCGTCGCGGGCATCCTGGACATCCTCGACAACTACGCCTTCATCCGGACCTCCGGCTACCTGCCGGGCCCGAACGACGTGTACGTCTCCCTCGCCCAGGTCCGCAAGAACGGCCTGCGCAAGGGCGACCACATCACCGGTGCGGTCCGCCAGCCGAAGGAGGGCGAGCGCCGCGAGAAGTTCAACGCCCTCGTGCGCCTCGACTCCGTCAACGGCATGGCGCCCGAACACGGCCGCGGCCGCCCGGAGTTCAACAAGCTCACGCCGCTGTACCCGCAGGACCGCCTCCGCCTGGAGA
This Streptomyces misionensis DNA region includes the following protein-coding sequences:
- the rho gene encoding transcription termination factor Rho yields the protein MSDTTDLMGARVEETAAAPATDASAPAAGAGSRRRRGTGLEGMVLAELQQVASGLGIRGTARMRKSQLIEVIKEAQAQGSAPKAEAAAETKPKRRATSKARTGENAADGEQKAAKSEKPAEKAAQQQIEIPGQPAGGTARAGEGDDAPTERRRRRATAEAGSPAAEPAAAEAKTETKSEAPAQQPQQQGDAAKNDAGDGEGRGRRDRRERGRDRDRRGKGDDQQGGQQRQQGQQGGRQDRQDRQDRQDDDDFEGGRRGRRGRYRDRRGRRGRDEIAEPQVAEDDVLIPVAGILDILDNYAFIRTSGYLPGPNDVYVSLAQVRKNGLRKGDHITGAVRQPKEGERREKFNALVRLDSVNGMAPEHGRGRPEFNKLTPLYPQDRLRLETDPGVLTTRIIDLVSPIGKGQRGLIVAPPKTGKTMIMQAIANAITHNNPECHLMVVLVDERPEEVTDMQRSVKGEVISSTFDRPAEDHTTVAELAIERAKRLVELGHDVVVLLDSITRLGRAYNLAAPASGRILSGGVDSTALYPPKRFFGAARNIEDGGSLTILATALVDTGSRMDEVIFEEFKGTGNMELKLDRKLADKRIFPAVDVDASGTRKEEILLGAEELGIVWKLRRVLHALDQQQAIELLLDKMKQTKSNVEFLMQIQKTTPAPGNGD
- the thrB gene encoding homoserine kinase, with protein sequence MAGPAFRAAAVRVRTPATSANLGPGFDALGLALGLYDDVVVRVADSGLHIDIAGEGSETLPRDERHLLVRALRTAFDLLGGQPRGLEIVCANRIPHGRGLGSSSAAICAGIVAARAVTIGGEARLDDAALLELATEIEGHPDNVAACLLGGFTLSWMESGAARAIRMDPSDSIVPVVFVPGKPVLTETARGLLPRTVPHVDAAANAGRAALLVEALTRRPELLLPATEDRLHQEYRAPAMPESAALVERLRADGIPAVISGAGPTVMALTDAGTADKVSHLAGEGWAANRLDLDMRGASVLPLAP